Within the Pseudomonas chlororaphis subsp. aurantiaca genome, the region CGCCAGAGTCTCGACCAGGCGGACATCGATGCGGTGGTCGCGGTGCTGCAGTCCGACTGGCTGACCCAGGGCCCGACCATCGAACGCTTCGAGCAGGCCATGGCGGCGCGCTGCGAGGCCGTCCATGGGGTGGCGGTATGCAACGCCACGGCGGCCTTGCACATTGCCTGCCTGGCCGCCGGGCTGGGGCCGGGAGACCGGCTGTGGACCACGCCCAATACCTTCCTGGCCTCGGCCAACTGCGGACGTTATTGCGGCGCCGAGGTGGACTTCGTCGATATCGACCCGCGCACCTGGAACATGGATGCCCGGGCGCTGGCACACAAGCTGGAGGCCGCCGAACGCACGGGCAGCCTGCCCAAGGTGGTGGTGGCGGTGGCGTTCTCCGGGCAAAGCTGCGACATGCGGGCCATGGCGCAGTTGGCGCAGCGTTATGGCTTCGTGCTGATCGAGGATGCCTCCCACGCGGTGGGTGCCTCCTATGCCGGGCGGCCGGTGGGCTGTGGCGAATTCGCTTCGATGACGGTGTTCAGTTTTCATCCGGTGAAGATCATCACCAGCGCCGAGGGCGGCATGGTCCTGACCAACAGCCCGCAACTGGCGGACCACCTGCGGCGCTTGCGCAGCCACGGCATGACCCGCGACCCGGCGCAGATGACCGAGCCCAGCCATGGACCCTGGTACTACCAGCAGACCGAGCTGGGTTTCAATTACCGCATCACCGATCTGCAGGCGGCCCTGGGCTTGTCCCAACTAGGCAAGCTCGACGCGTTCATTGCCCGGCGCCGGCAACTGGCGGCCCGTTATGACCACTTGCTGGCCGATCTGCCGCTGACCCTGCCGCAGGCTCAGGAGCAGGCGCAGTCGGCATGGCATCTGTACGTGGTGCGCTTGCAACCCGAACGCATCCGCCGCTCCCATCGCGAGGTGTTCGAGGCATTGCGCGAGGCCGGGGTCGGGGTCAATCTGCATTACATCCCGGTGCACCTGCAGCCGTATTACCGCGACCTGGGATTCGCCGTGGGGGATTTCCCCGAGGCCGAACGCTACTACGCCGAGGCCATCAGCCTGCCGCTGTTTCCGGCGCTGGAGGATGAGCAGCAGGTGTATGTGGTCGAGCAATTGCGCCAGCTTATCCAGGAGCCCGCCCAGCCTTGAGTGCCATCGCCATCATTCCCGCCCGTGGCGGCAGCAAACGCATCGCGCGCAAGAACCTCAAGCCGTTCGACGGCGTGCCGATGATTGCCCGCTCGATTGCGACGGCGCTGCGCTCCGGGTTGTTCGATCAGGTGCTGGTCAGTACCGACGACCCGGAGATCGCCGAGTTGGCCAGGGCCAGCGGCGCCACGGTGCCGTTCATGCGCCCGGCCGAGCTGGCGGACGATTTCACCGGCACCGGGCCGGTGATCGTGCATGCCTTGAATGTGTTGCACGAGCGTGGCGAGACCTTCGATTACGCCTGCTGCATCTATGCCACCGCGCCTTTGCTGCAGGTGCGCTACCTGCACCAGGGGTTCACGGCGCTGGAGGCCCATCCCGACAAGTCCTTCGCGTTTTCCGTGTGCAGCTTTGGGTTCCCGGTGCAGCGGGCCTTGATCCTCGACGAGCAGGGCGCGCTGACCTCGCTTTATCCGGAGTTTCGCAACACCCGCTCCCAAGACTTGCCGCCGGCCTATCAGGATGCCGGGCAGTTCTATTGGGGGCGTAGCGAGGCCTGGCTGCGCGGCGACCTGGTGTTTTCCCCGCTCAGCCTGCCGGTGATCCTGCCGCGCCATCTGGTGCAGGACATCGACACCGAGGAAGACTGGTTGCGCGCGGAATACCTGTACGCGGCGCTCAAGGCCGGTGGAGAACTGGAGTGAGGGTGCTGATCCGTGCCGATGCCTCGCCGGCCATTGGCAGCGGCCATATCGCCCGCTGCCTGACCCTGGCCAGGGCGTTGCGCGAGCAGGGCGCCACAGTGGCTTTCGCCTGTCGGAGCTTGCCCGGGCAGCAGTTGGACTGTCTGGCCGAACTGGGTTTCCTGACTTTCGCCCTGCCGGCGAATTATCCAGGTGAATGCGCGCAGGACATCGAGGCGCCGTTGCCCTGGCGGGTGGATATCGCTGCCTTGCAGGCAGTGTTGCAGGATCAGCCGCGATTCGATTGGGTGCTGGTCGATCACTACGGTCTCGACCGGCAGTGGCAGCAGGCGGCACGGCAATGGGCACCGCGGATTGCCGCCATCGATGACCTGGCCAACCGGCGGCATGCCGTCGATCTGTTGCTCGACCAGAACTTCAGCGGCACACCGCAGGCCTATGCCGGCTTGATCGACGCTGAGTGCCGGGCGCTGCTGGGGCCGCATTTCGCCTTGCTGCGCGAGGAGTTCCGCTGCCCGCCGATCGCCATTCGCGAGCGAGCGAATCGGGTGCTGGTGAATTTCGGCGGTTTCGATGCGGCCAGCCAGACATACCAGGCGATGCTGGCCTTGAGTGCGTTCGACGGCCTGCAAGTGGATTTTGTCGCCGGGGCCGGTAACCCGGCCTGGGCACAGATGCAGGAACTGGCGGCCGGTCGTGGGCATTGGCGCTTGCACGCCTATGTCAGCGACTTTTCCCGCTTGATGGCCGAGGCTGACCTGTTTATCGGTGCCGGCGGCGGCACCAGCTGGGAGCGCGCCGCCCTGGGCCTGCCAACCCTGTGCATCAGCGTCGCCGGCAATCAAGAGGCCAATGCCCGGTTGTTGGCCGAGGCGGGCATGCATGTCTACCTGGGGTCCAGCGAGCAGGTGAGCGTCGAGCAAATCCGCCAGGCGGTCGCGGTGCTCGTCGGCGATTACTCGCTGCGCCAGACCCTGGCGCAACGCTCCCGGCAACTGGTGGACGGGCAGGGTGCATCGCGGGTGGCGGCGGCCCTGTTCGAGATGACCCGCAATCCATTGCGTCGCACCGGGGATGATCCGGCCACCGGAGAATTTACGCTTGAATCGAAGGAAAACCCCAATGACTAGTTTCAAGATCGGCTCGCGCTCGATTGGCGCCGGTTCGCCGCCGTTCATCATTGCCGAGATGAGCGGCAACCATAACCAGTCGCTGGACGTTGCCCTGCAGATCGTCGAGGCCGCGGCCAAGGCCGGCGCCCATGCCCTGAAATTACAGACTTATACCGCCGACACCATGACCCTGGACCTGGAGCATGGCGAATTCTTCATCAAGGATCCGGCCAGTCTCTGGGCCGGTTCCTCGTTGTATGCCCTGTATGAAAAGGCCCATACGCCCTGGCAGTGGCATGCGCCGATCTTCGCCCGCGCCAGGGAGCTGGGGATGCTGGCGTTCTCCACGCCGTTCGATGAGAGCGCGGTGGACTTCCTCGAAAGCCTCGACGTGCCGGCGTACAAGATCGCCAGTTTCGAAAACACCGACCTGCCGCTGATTCGTCGGGTTGCGGCCACCGGCAAGCCGCTGATCATTTCCACCGGCATGGCCAGCATCGCCGAGCTGGACGAAAGCGTGCGCGCCGCCCGGGAGGCCGGCTGCAAGGACCTGGTGCTGCTCAAGTGCACCAGTACCTACCCGGCTTCGCCGGAAAACAGCAACATCCTGACCATCCCGCATTTGCGCGAGCTGTTCGGCTGCGAGGTCGGTTTGTCCGACCACTCCATGGGCGTCGGGGTTTCTGTGGCCGCCGTGGCGCTGGGCGCCACAGTGGTGGAGAAACACTTCACCCTCGACCGCGCCGCTGGCGGGGTGGATGCGAGTTTTTCCCTGGAGCCGGCGGAGCTGCACAGCCTGGTGGTGGAAACCGAACGCGCCTGGCAGGCCCTGGGCCAGGTACGTTACGGCGCGACCGAGGCCGAGCGGCAATCGGTGCTGTACCGCCGTTCCCTCTATGTCACCCGCGATATGGCGGCGGGGGAGGTGTTCAGCAGCGATAACGTCAGGGCCATTCGTCCCGGCCTGGGGTTGGCTCCCAAGCACATCGACGCGATCCTCGGGCGTTGTGCGCGCCAGGCCCTCAAGCGCGGTACCGCACTGGATTGGGCATTTGTCGAATAGCCGTTTGTATGGCTGATTCGGCAAAATAGCGTGACCTGCGAGTCATAACGCGCATCTTCACTGTATTGTATTGACCGGGGAGATGGCGCCTGGCCGGTAAACGGTGCAGTGATAGCCTTCTATTTCTTCCCGCTGTCGCCCGTCAGGGGCGCCAGGATGTCTGTTTGTCGGCAGCCCCGGTCCCGGTGGTCGGGGTATTCAGCTGTTTATTATTGGGAAGCCGTAATGATTGGCATAAAGAGCATTGCGAGCTACGTGCCTGTAGCCGGCGTAGACAATTACGCACAAGGTGCAAAATTCGAGAAGGATGAAGAATTCATCCTGGGCAAGATCGGTTCGGCCTTCCTGCCGCGCAAAGACGCCGCGCAGGAAACCTCGGACCTGTGTGTCGAAGCAGTCAATACGCTGTTCGCCAACAACCCGCAACTGTCGCGCGAGTCGATCGACGCGCTGATCGTCGTCACCCAGAACGGCGACGAAGAAGGCCTGCCGCACACCGCCGCCATCGTCCAGGACAAGCTGGGCCTGCCGACCCACGTCGCGGCCTTCGATATTTCCCTGGGCTGCTCCGGTTATGTCTATGGCATCTACGCGCTCAAGGGCTTCATGGAAGCCGCGGGCCTGAAGAACGGCCTGCTGGTCACCGCCGACCCTTACTCGAAGATCGTCGATCCGAAAGACCGTAACACCACCATGCTGTTCGGCGATGCGGCGACCGCGACCTGGATGGGCGAAGACGCTCCCTGGCAGCTGGGCAAGGCCAAGTTCGGCACCGACGGTTCCGGCGCTCCGCACCTGAAAGTCACCGATGGGGTGTTTTTCATGAATGGCCGCCAGGTGTTCAACTTTGCCCTGCTGAAAGTCCCGGCGCATTTGAATGAGCTGCTGGATGAGTCCGGCCTGAAGGAGGAGCAGATCGATGCGTTCTGTATCCACCAGGGCAGTGCGGCGATCGTCGATGCCGTGGCGCGCCGTTTCGAAGGCGAGCCGGAGAAGTTCATCAAGGACATGGTCGAGACCGGTAACACCGTGTCGTCGAGCATTCCGCTGCTGCTGGAAAAGCACGTGCTCGAATCGAAGTGGCAACGTGTGGCCCTGAGTGGCTTCGGTGTAGGGCTGTCCTGGGGCTCGGCGATTATCTATCGCCCATGAGTTGATCCCGCGGCATCCTAAAATAGCGCCCAGGGTGTACCCTGAGCGCTATTTTTTTTGCATGAAGATAGGCGAGACAGCATGAGCGAAAGCTTCGAGGGCAATGCCCAGGCAATACAGGCTCGCTGGCCACGACTGCTTGAACGGTTGCTGGCGGAAGACAGTGCCGGGTTGCAGGCGGATCTGGTCGAAGGCCTGGGTTCGACCTTGAGTATTTCCGGTATTCAGCTCACCAGCCGTCACGATCGCATGGCGGAAGCACGAACCCAGGCGGCGAGCCTGCCGGCCGACAGCCCGGTGATCCATCTGTACGGCACCGGCTTGGGCGACTTGCAGCAGATATTGCTGGAAAACCCGGCGCTGCAACGCTTGCAGGTGCACATCCTGAACGGCGCGGTATTTGCGCTGGTGCTGCAATTGCTCGATCAGCAGGCCTGGTTGAACGATCCTCGAGTCGAACTGGGCTATGCCGGCGATCTGGCGGAAATCCAGTTGCCATTCTTCGCCTTGCCTTCCGAGCTGGTGCTGGCGGATGACTACAACGCCAAGATCCGCGATCGCCTGGTCAGTGAGGTACACCTGGCCTTCAATAACCGTGACTTCGTGGCCGATTCCCCGGAGGTTACCCAGCGCCTGCAATCGAGTGCCGAGCTGGTGGCCGGCGACAGTGACGTGGCCCGGTTGTTCGGCACCCAGCCGGGGCGCGAGGTCTTTGTGATTGCCACCGGGCCGAGCCTGGAACGGCATTTCGAGCGCCTGCGCGAGATTCGCGCCCAAGCCCGGCGCCCTCTGTTTATCTGTGTCGATACCGCCTACCGGCCGCTGCTCAAGCAGGGGATCGAGCCGGACATCGTGGTCAGCATCGATCACCGGATTTCCGGCTTGCACCTGCCTCCAGAAAAATCGGCAGCCATCACTCTGGTCTACCTGCCGATGGTCGATCCGCAGATTCTGGCGCTCTGGCAGGGGCCGCGGTATGTCGGGTATTCCGCCAGCCCGATTTACACACGGATGCGCGAGCAACTGCCCAAGGCGCAGCTGTATGTCGGTGGCAGCGTGATTCATCCGGCGGTGGACCTGGCGGTAAAAATGGGGGCCGAGCAGGTCACCTTGTTCGGTGCCGACTTCGCCTTCCCGATGAACAAGACGCATGCCGGCTGGCTCGACGGCGAGCTGGGACCACAGCTGGGCGCAGCCAGGCACTGGGTGCTGGATGGGTATGGCCAGCGGGTCAGGACCCAGCTCAATTTCCGCAGTTACCTGTGCGAGCTGGAGCGTTTTATCGCCGGTCATCCACGGGTGCGCTTCTATAACAGCAGTCGGGACGGGGCGATGATCGCCGGGACGACCTACCATCCGGAGTTCAGCCAATGAGCGAAATCGAGGGGTTGATCACCCGCTTGCAGCAATGCGCCCAGGGTTTTCGCCTGGGGCGTGATGTCGAGGCGGCCATGACCATGGTCCAGTTGATGGGGGCGATCCAGCCGGTGATCGATACCGCGCCGCAAGAGCCGCGCCAGGACTGGGAGGTATTACTCGGCCTGATGTTCGAATGCCAGCAAGGACAAAACTGGCTGGCCCTGGCCGACTACCTGCAATACGAATGCGTTGAAGTGCTGCGTTCCCTCTCTGCTGGCTGAAATATTCCTGCCTGCCCGGGCGATCTCTACGCTCGGGCCCTCTCCGGCATTTTTCTGGCGCCATTTTTCCACGGTTTTAAAAACGCCGAGCCCTTGATTTACGAGGGGTGGCACGCTGATGGCAAATTTTTTTGAAAATCCCCTAAAGCAACTTGCATTGCCGACGATAACTATTACGAAGGTTCTCTAGGCCATACCCGGCGGTTGCCAGGGCCGGAAGCCGCAGTACCCAACCAACGAGGAATTCGTCATGGCTTTAACAGTAAACACTAACGTCACATCGTTGAACGTTCAGAAGAACCTGAACCGTGCTTCCGACGCTCTGTCGACTTCGATGACTCGCCTGTCTTCCGGCCTGAAGATCAACAGCGCAAAAGACGACGCCGCCGGCCTGCAAATCGCTACCCGTATGACCTCGCAGATCCGCGGTCAGACCATGGCGATCAAAAACGCCAACGACGGTATCTCCATCGCTCAGACCGCTGAAGGCGCGATGCAGGAATCCACCAACATCCTGCAACGTATGCGTGAACTGGCCGTTCAAGCACGAAACGACTCCAACGGTACTGCTGACCGTGTTGCACTGAACAAAGAATTCGCTTCGATGTCGGACGAGCTGACTCGTATCGCCAAATCGACCAACCTGAACGGCAAGAACCTGATCGACGGTACTGCTGGCACCATGACCTTCCAGGTCGGTTCCAACACCGGTGCTACCAACCAGATCACCATCACTCTGGCCAGTGGCTTCGACGCTACCACCCTGAGCGTTAACTCCGGTGCCATCGCCATTACCGGTAACAGCAGCGCCACCGCTGAAGCCAGCTCCAAGGCTTCGATCGACGCGATCGACAAGGCTCTGGCAACCATCAACGCCAGCCGTGCTGACCTCGGTGCTGCACAAAACCGTCTGACCAGCACCATCTCCAACCTGCAGAACATCAACGAAAACGCCAGTGCTGCACTGGGTCGCGTACAAGATACCGACTTCGCTGCTGAAACTGCGCAGCTGACCAAGCAACAAACTCTGCAACAAGCTTCCACCGCAGTTCTGGCTCAGGCCAACCAACTGCCGTCCGCTGTACTGAAACTGCTTCAGTAATAGCTGACTAAGCTCTAGCGGGGGAGTGCGCTGGTCGTGCTCTCTCGCTTTTTACTTTAAGAGGTGATGGACATGGATATGAGCATGAAGCTGAACTTGTCTTATCCAACGGCCAAGCCGGCAACGCCTGTTGCTGACAAGCCTGTGGAGAAGCCTCAAGCGGACGTTGTGGCGCTGTCGACTGTCAAGGAAGAGAGTAAGAGTGCGCAAGCCGAGCAGGACAAACTGAAAATGGCCATTAAGGAAATTGAAGAGTTTGTGCAATCGGTCAAACGTAACCTGGAATTCTCTATCGACGAGCCTTCTGGCAAGGTTGTCGTCAAGGTCATTGCCAGCGACTCCGGTGAGGTGATTCGTCAGATCCCCAACGAAGAAGTCCTGAAGTTGGCCAATAGTTTGAATGATGCGAGCAGCTTGCTGTTCAGCGCTAAAGTCTGACAGCTGGCATGAAAATTGTTGCTATGTTCTTTTGGGCGTTGTAATGGTCAAAAGACCGGCGACACACTGAAGGGAGATCTCCATGGCAAGTCCAATTCTACCGGGTACCGGTCTAGGCTCCGGCCTCGATA harbors:
- a CDS encoding motility associated factor glycosyltransferase family protein, encoding MSESFEGNAQAIQARWPRLLERLLAEDSAGLQADLVEGLGSTLSISGIQLTSRHDRMAEARTQAASLPADSPVIHLYGTGLGDLQQILLENPALQRLQVHILNGAVFALVLQLLDQQAWLNDPRVELGYAGDLAEIQLPFFALPSELVLADDYNAKIRDRLVSEVHLAFNNRDFVADSPEVTQRLQSSAELVAGDSDVARLFGTQPGREVFVIATGPSLERHFERLREIRAQARRPLFICVDTAYRPLLKQGIEPDIVVSIDHRISGLHLPPEKSAAITLVYLPMVDPQILALWQGPRYVGYSASPIYTRMREQLPKAQLYVGGSVIHPAVDLAVKMGAEQVTLFGADFAFPMNKTHAGWLDGELGPQLGAARHWVLDGYGQRVRTQLNFRSYLCELERFIAGHPRVRFYNSSRDGAMIAGTTYHPEFSQ
- a CDS encoding ketoacyl-ACP synthase III yields the protein MIGIKSIASYVPVAGVDNYAQGAKFEKDEEFILGKIGSAFLPRKDAAQETSDLCVEAVNTLFANNPQLSRESIDALIVVTQNGDEEGLPHTAAIVQDKLGLPTHVAAFDISLGCSGYVYGIYALKGFMEAAGLKNGLLVTADPYSKIVDPKDRNTTMLFGDAATATWMGEDAPWQLGKAKFGTDGSGAPHLKVTDGVFFMNGRQVFNFALLKVPAHLNELLDESGLKEEQIDAFCIHQGSAAIVDAVARRFEGEPEKFIKDMVETGNTVSSSIPLLLEKHVLESKWQRVALSGFGVGLSWGSAIIYRP
- the pseC gene encoding UDP-4-amino-4,6-dideoxy-N-acetyl-beta-L-altrosamine transaminase — translated: MIPYGRQSLDQADIDAVVAVLQSDWLTQGPTIERFEQAMAARCEAVHGVAVCNATAALHIACLAAGLGPGDRLWTTPNTFLASANCGRYCGAEVDFVDIDPRTWNMDARALAHKLEAAERTGSLPKVVVAVAFSGQSCDMRAMAQLAQRYGFVLIEDASHAVGASYAGRPVGCGEFASMTVFSFHPVKIITSAEGGMVLTNSPQLADHLRRLRSHGMTRDPAQMTEPSHGPWYYQQTELGFNYRITDLQAALGLSQLGKLDAFIARRRQLAARYDHLLADLPLTLPQAQEQAQSAWHLYVVRLQPERIRRSHREVFEALREAGVGVNLHYIPVHLQPYYRDLGFAVGDFPEAERYYAEAISLPLFPALEDEQQVYVVEQLRQLIQEPAQP
- a CDS encoding flagellin domain-containing protein, which produces MALTVNTNVTSLNVQKNLNRASDALSTSMTRLSSGLKINSAKDDAAGLQIATRMTSQIRGQTMAIKNANDGISIAQTAEGAMQESTNILQRMRELAVQARNDSNGTADRVALNKEFASMSDELTRIAKSTNLNGKNLIDGTAGTMTFQVGSNTGATNQITITLASGFDATTLSVNSGAIAITGNSSATAEASSKASIDAIDKALATINASRADLGAAQNRLTSTISNLQNINENASAALGRVQDTDFAAETAQLTKQQTLQQASTAVLAQANQLPSAVLKLLQ
- the pseF gene encoding pseudaminic acid cytidylyltransferase, which encodes MSAIAIIPARGGSKRIARKNLKPFDGVPMIARSIATALRSGLFDQVLVSTDDPEIAELARASGATVPFMRPAELADDFTGTGPVIVHALNVLHERGETFDYACCIYATAPLLQVRYLHQGFTALEAHPDKSFAFSVCSFGFPVQRALILDEQGALTSLYPEFRNTRSQDLPPAYQDAGQFYWGRSEAWLRGDLVFSPLSLPVILPRHLVQDIDTEEDWLRAEYLYAALKAGGELE
- the pseI gene encoding pseudaminic acid synthase; translation: MTSFKIGSRSIGAGSPPFIIAEMSGNHNQSLDVALQIVEAAAKAGAHALKLQTYTADTMTLDLEHGEFFIKDPASLWAGSSLYALYEKAHTPWQWHAPIFARARELGMLAFSTPFDESAVDFLESLDVPAYKIASFENTDLPLIRRVAATGKPLIISTGMASIAELDESVRAAREAGCKDLVLLKCTSTYPASPENSNILTIPHLRELFGCEVGLSDHSMGVGVSVAAVALGATVVEKHFTLDRAAGGVDASFSLEPAELHSLVVETERAWQALGQVRYGATEAERQSVLYRRSLYVTRDMAAGEVFSSDNVRAIRPGLGLAPKHIDAILGRCARQALKRGTALDWAFVE
- a CDS encoding flagellar protein FlaG, whose product is MDMSMKLNLSYPTAKPATPVADKPVEKPQADVVALSTVKEESKSAQAEQDKLKMAIKEIEEFVQSVKRNLEFSIDEPSGKVVVKVIASDSGEVIRQIPNEEVLKLANSLNDASSLLFSAKV